The nucleotide window AGAAAACAGCTAATTGCTGTACATTTCTTAAATGTCCTTGTGTCATTTGTTCAACACTATTGATACCACTCATGTATGCCCTTTTTGACTAATATACTAGATTATATAAGTTTTTTTCTTATAATAAACTTTAAAATATTACTAAAGTATTACTAAAGTATTACTTTATTTGTTTCTACTTAGTAACTTATTTATGGTAATTGCAGCCATCATAAAGCCGAATGAACCAGTTACAGCTTCAAAACTACCTTTTTCTATACAATTAGGGTTTTCACCTGAAAAAACAACTTTAAATTTCTTTTTAAAACCTCTTTTTTTAAGTTCAGTTCTAATTTTTCTAATAAACGGGTCATTATAGGTATCCCAAATTGATTTATATTCAATTTTACTTGGGTCTAATCTTTTTGCCCCACCACTTGTACTAATTACTTTAGTAAAGTATCTTTGAATTAGATGAACTTTTGGACTAACATCATCTATTGCATCTAAAATATAATCATAAGAGGAAAAGTCAAAATTGTCTATCCATTGGGGAGTTATTTTTGCATGAATTGCTTCAACTTTTGGATATCTTTGTTTTAAAGCTTCAACTTTAACTTTACCCACATTCCCATGACTTCCTAATTGTCGATTCATATTTGATTCTTCATAAGTATCAAAATCAACAATTGTGATGTTTGTTAAACCAGTATTATATAGAGAGTCTAAAGCAAAGCTTCCTACTCCACCTACACCTAATAAAATAACTTTTGCATTTTTAATTTTTTCAAAATTTTCTTCACCAAATAGTTTTATGGTTCTATCGTATTCTTGCATATCTACTCTTTTATAAAAATTTCGATATTATATCAAATTAATACATAATGAAAATAAAACAATAATTTAATAGGAGCCTTATCATGGATAAAGAACCAATGACAAGAGTTGGGTATGAAAAAATAACAGGGGAATTAGAATTTTTAAAAAATAAAGAAAGACCTGAAACTGTAATTGCATTGGATGAGGCAAGACAATTAGGTGATTTAAAAGAAAATGCAGAATATCATGCAGCAAAAGATAAATTAGCTTTAATAGATTCTCAAATTGGTGAATTAGGTTCTATTATCTCTAAGGCTGTAATTATTGACCCTGAAACATTACCTCATGATAGAGTAAGTTTTGGTTCAACAGTTCATTTAGTAGATGTAGAAACAGACGAAGAGTTTACATATGCAATTGTTGGTGGAGTAGAATCAAATGCAGAAAAAGGATTTATTTCTTTTAATTCACCTCTAGCTAAGCAACTTTTAGGAAAGCAAGAAGGTGATGAACTTACTGCTACTTTACCAGGTGGTCAAACATCTTTTGAAATTTTAAGTGTGGGATATAAGGAGTTAGAATTATAATGAATGTAGCAATTATTGGCGCAAGTGGTTATACAGGCTTAGAGTTAATTAAGATTCTTATTAATCATCCGACTTTTAATATATCTTATATTGCAAACTCTACAGGAGAAGAAAATGTACAAGAATTGCATCCTTGTTTAAAAGATGTTATTGATGTTGAGGTTTCAAAGGCTGATGCTAATGAAGTAGCAAAAGTTGCAGATTTAGCATTTTTAGCACTTCCTCACAAGACTTCAATGTCTTTTGCTAAAGAACTTTTAAATTTAGGTGTAAAAGTAGTTGATTTATCAGCTGACTATAGATTAGAACTTGAAACATATGAAAAACATTATTGTCCCCATGAGGATAAAGAACACATAAAAGATGCAGTTTATGGTTTACCTGAATATTATAAAGAGGAGTTAAAGTCTTCAAAATTAGTAGCTAATCCAGGATGTTTTCCTACAGCAGCACTTTTAGCACTTTTCCCTTTTATTGATTATATTGATACAAATGCACAAATCTTTATAGATGCAAAAACAGGAATGAGTGGAGCAGGAAAAGGTTTAAAAGAGATTACTCATTTTGGACATTTAAATGAAAACTGTCATGCATACAACCCTTTTAAGCACAGACATATGCCAGAGATTCAAGAAAAGGTAAAATTAGTAAAAGGAGTAGATTGTCAAATTAATTTTGTACCACATTTATTGCCTATTACTAGAGGAATGTTAGTTTCTGTATTTGCAACATTAAAAGAAGATGTTGATGTAAACAAAGTACTTGAAGAAGCTTATAAAGACTCTGC belongs to Arcobacter sp. CECT 8983 and includes:
- a CDS encoding ThiF family adenylyltransferase, translating into MQEYDRTIKLFGEENFEKIKNAKVILLGVGGVGSFALDSLYNTGLTNITIVDFDTYEESNMNRQLGSHGNVGKVKVEALKQRYPKVEAIHAKITPQWIDNFDFSSYDYILDAIDDVSPKVHLIQRYFTKVISTSGGAKRLDPSKIEYKSIWDTYNDPFIRKIRTELKKRGFKKKFKVVFSGENPNCIEKGSFEAVTGSFGFMMAAITINKLLSRNK
- the greA gene encoding transcription elongation factor GreA, coding for MDKEPMTRVGYEKITGELEFLKNKERPETVIALDEARQLGDLKENAEYHAAKDKLALIDSQIGELGSIISKAVIIDPETLPHDRVSFGSTVHLVDVETDEEFTYAIVGGVESNAEKGFISFNSPLAKQLLGKQEGDELTATLPGGQTSFEILSVGYKELEL
- the argC gene encoding N-acetyl-gamma-glutamyl-phosphate reductase — protein: MNVAIIGASGYTGLELIKILINHPTFNISYIANSTGEENVQELHPCLKDVIDVEVSKADANEVAKVADLAFLALPHKTSMSFAKELLNLGVKVVDLSADYRLELETYEKHYCPHEDKEHIKDAVYGLPEYYKEELKSSKLVANPGCFPTAALLALFPFIDYIDTNAQIFIDAKTGMSGAGKGLKEITHFGHLNENCHAYNPFKHRHMPEIQEKVKLVKGVDCQINFVPHLLPITRGMLVSVFATLKEDVDVNKVLEEAYKDSAFVRIRNTPVDLKSTAGTNFCDIFVETNEKALFVNSSIDNLLRGASSQAVVNANLMCGLDEEEGIPIIAYVP